A portion of the bacterium genome contains these proteins:
- a CDS encoding RNA polymerase sigma factor, with product MGNLGSRVEETEAHNTEPENKVSRTCGDSASCAVVEVSAPESSSGRAKRKGQLAAERQRDTELVRRSLEGDREAFRELFEAYHQRIQLLAYEILKSREDAEDAVQEAFVKVYLALPKYRGQAAFYTWLFRIVYNMCIDYKRRLVRRGGEQLELMEETLNSSEVSSSYEGIVGGAQAPDPLARLEHRQELARVQRALGRLSEEHRVVITLREIDGLSYEEIADVVGVSRGTVMSRLFYARKALESALGDYGSRDARK from the coding sequence ATGGGTAATCTTGGCTCTCGAGTAGAGGAGACAGAAGCTCACAATACAGAGCCCGAAAACAAGGTTTCTCGTACCTGTGGGGATTCTGCGTCCTGTGCAGTAGTAGAGGTGAGTGCCCCAGAAAGCAGTTCAGGGCGCGCGAAGCGGAAGGGGCAGCTTGCTGCCGAGCGCCAGAGAGATACAGAGCTGGTTCGTCGTTCATTAGAGGGTGACCGAGAGGCTTTCCGGGAGCTGTTCGAAGCATATCACCAGAGAATTCAGTTACTTGCTTACGAAATCCTCAAGTCACGGGAGGATGCTGAAGATGCGGTACAAGAGGCATTTGTGAAGGTTTACCTCGCTCTCCCGAAATATCGAGGACAAGCAGCATTTTATACGTGGCTTTTCCGCATTGTGTATAACATGTGCATCGATTACAAACGGCGTCTCGTTAGGCGAGGTGGGGAGCAACTGGAGTTGATGGAAGAAACTTTGAATTCTTCCGAAGTTTCTTCGTCTTACGAAGGGATAGTTGGTGGTGCGCAAGCACCTGACCCATTAGCAAGACTCGAACACCGGCAGGAGCTGGCGAGGGTGCAGCGAGCTTTGGGCAGACTCTCAGAGGAGCATCGGGTGGTTATTACTCTGCGAGAGATTGACGGATTGAGCTATGAAGAAATTGCGGATGTCGTTGGAGTTTCAAGAGGAACGGTAATGAGTCGACTTTTCTATGCGAGAAAAGCGCTTGAGTCTGCTCTCGGAGATTACGGTAGTAGGGATGCAAGGAAGTAG
- the polA gene encoding DNA polymerase I: MKDTIYLFDGSAYIFRAFYATPHLTNSEGFPTNALYGFTRMCLKFLKETMPGHAVMVFDAGQKTFRNELYEEYKANRDECPEDLREQMPYFRDISKALGFPVVELPGYEADDVIGTLTKALRSLDYSVVIVSADKDLMQLVSEQVSMWDTMRDKHYDREAVHEKLGVYPEQVIDYLAIAGDSSDNIPGLKGAGPKTAIQLIEGYGSIENIILSASEIAEDKNIRSRKKISEILQSNSDILRLSKELVTICTEAPLELIELAAESDTEHEDEDFAHINGVHNADHLLRSIEFRGLRSEELGELIQKFSFHSLFDDFPMSDRRKKSASMNQNYRLVLKPDFKEWLERFQEQKEISIDLETTSLDVHHAKVVGVAVCWDETEAFYIPCGHIEDEQEQVSVDYLLNSIKDHLESPAIKKIGQNLKYDSQVLLSYGIRVRGIWFDTMVAAYLLHPDTGGYGLSNLAKEYLDYEMLEYSDVVEDGENFRNVSLQKAVQYAAEDAHITWLLYQKLSKLITDNALERVCFEVESPLVEVLAAIEHFGIGLNVEFLHQMNEKVSAQIQELEKKIFEAAGCEFNVNSPKQLGEVLFEKLKIPTDGIKKTKTGYSTNQAVLEQIQEEHPVPAFILEYRGLHKLKSTYLESLPKEVSDVTGRVHTRLNQTIAATGRLSSSEPNLQNIPIQTALGRQVRRAFVPTEGSIFIAADYSQIELRLLAHLSQDEALIQAFQEGSDVHERTAREVLGISPDVEVSSQERRLGKTLNFGIVYGMSGFRLARELGIPVSEGTAYIEQYFGRYPRVKEYFQHVEEQMEKTGEVRTILGRRRIVHEIEVGVRDKNFVKRAAMNAPLQGSAADLIKLAMIRMSRIIEEEQLPLTIVLQVHDELLFELQMNGLGMLDVEGFKSIISREMEGVLPLAVPLLVGVASGNNWEEAHA, from the coding sequence ATGAAGGACACGATTTACCTATTTGATGGCTCAGCTTACATCTTCCGCGCTTTCTATGCGACACCGCACTTGACAAACAGCGAGGGTTTTCCAACGAACGCGCTCTATGGATTCACGCGAATGTGCCTGAAATTTTTGAAAGAGACCATGCCAGGACATGCCGTGATGGTCTTTGATGCAGGGCAGAAGACGTTTAGAAATGAACTGTATGAAGAGTACAAAGCGAACCGGGATGAATGTCCTGAAGACCTGAGAGAGCAGATGCCATACTTTCGTGATATCTCGAAGGCTCTTGGTTTCCCCGTTGTGGAGCTCCCTGGATATGAAGCTGATGACGTAATCGGAACGCTCACAAAAGCGCTCCGTTCTCTCGATTACTCAGTCGTTATCGTTTCCGCTGATAAAGATCTGATGCAACTTGTGAGTGAGCAGGTGAGTATGTGGGATACCATGCGGGATAAGCATTATGATCGAGAAGCGGTTCACGAGAAGCTCGGCGTCTATCCAGAACAGGTCATTGATTATCTGGCAATCGCAGGGGACTCTTCCGATAATATCCCGGGATTGAAGGGAGCAGGGCCGAAGACCGCTATACAGCTCATTGAAGGATATGGCTCGATTGAAAATATTATTTTGTCTGCTTCTGAAATCGCAGAAGATAAGAATATTCGCAGTCGAAAGAAGATATCAGAGATTTTGCAATCGAATAGTGACATCCTTCGATTGAGTAAAGAGCTTGTTACGATTTGTACGGAAGCTCCACTTGAGCTCATTGAATTAGCTGCAGAGAGCGATACGGAGCATGAAGATGAGGATTTTGCGCACATCAATGGAGTTCACAATGCAGATCATCTCCTACGCTCAATAGAGTTTCGAGGGCTTCGTTCAGAGGAGTTGGGTGAGCTGATTCAGAAATTCAGTTTTCATTCTCTTTTTGATGACTTCCCAATGAGTGATCGGAGAAAGAAGAGCGCTTCGATGAATCAGAATTACCGCCTTGTCCTAAAGCCTGATTTCAAGGAATGGTTAGAGCGGTTTCAGGAACAAAAAGAAATTTCTATAGATTTAGAAACCACATCACTTGATGTTCACCACGCAAAGGTGGTTGGTGTAGCAGTGTGCTGGGATGAGACAGAAGCGTTTTATATTCCCTGCGGACATATTGAGGATGAACAAGAGCAGGTCTCGGTAGATTATTTACTCAATTCAATAAAAGACCACCTTGAATCGCCCGCGATAAAGAAGATTGGCCAAAATCTTAAGTACGATTCTCAAGTGCTTCTGAGCTACGGTATTCGTGTTCGAGGCATTTGGTTTGATACCATGGTTGCCGCTTATCTGCTCCATCCAGATACTGGCGGATATGGCCTCTCAAATCTCGCCAAGGAGTATCTTGATTATGAGATGCTTGAGTATTCAGACGTTGTCGAAGACGGAGAGAACTTTCGAAATGTTTCGCTCCAAAAAGCAGTCCAGTATGCTGCAGAGGATGCTCATATCACATGGCTTCTTTATCAGAAGTTAAGCAAGCTTATTACCGATAATGCATTGGAGAGGGTGTGTTTTGAAGTCGAGTCCCCCCTCGTTGAAGTTCTGGCAGCTATTGAGCACTTCGGGATTGGACTGAACGTAGAGTTCCTCCATCAGATGAACGAGAAAGTTTCTGCTCAGATACAAGAGCTGGAAAAGAAAATTTTCGAAGCAGCTGGATGTGAATTTAATGTGAATTCTCCAAAGCAACTCGGTGAAGTATTATTTGAAAAACTAAAAATACCCACTGATGGAATTAAGAAGACGAAGACCGGTTACTCCACAAACCAAGCGGTACTAGAGCAGATTCAAGAAGAGCATCCTGTGCCAGCTTTTATTCTTGAATACAGAGGCCTACACAAATTGAAGTCTACTTACCTGGAGAGTCTTCCGAAGGAAGTCTCTGATGTTACTGGACGGGTGCATACACGACTGAATCAAACAATCGCAGCAACGGGGCGCCTTTCAAGCTCTGAGCCAAATCTTCAAAACATCCCGATTCAAACAGCGCTTGGGCGCCAGGTACGCCGAGCATTCGTGCCTACGGAAGGGAGTATTTTTATTGCGGCGGACTATTCTCAGATTGAGCTTCGTCTGTTAGCGCATCTCAGTCAGGATGAGGCTTTGATTCAAGCGTTTCAAGAAGGGAGTGATGTTCATGAGCGTACGGCTCGTGAAGTGTTGGGAATCTCACCAGATGTTGAAGTGAGCTCGCAAGAGCGACGACTTGGGAAAACTCTGAACTTTGGCATTGTGTACGGCATGAGTGGTTTTCGGCTTGCTCGAGAGCTTGGAATTCCAGTCTCTGAGGGGACCGCTTACATCGAGCAGTACTTTGGACGGTATCCTCGAGTAAAGGAGTACTTCCAGCATGTTGAAGAGCAGATGGAGAAAACCGGAGAAGTCCGAACAATTCTTGGTCGTAGGCGAATTGTGCACGAAATTGAAGTTGGTGTTCGAGATAAGAACTTTGTGAAGCGAGCGGCGATGAATGCACCTCTTCAGGGAAGTGCGGCCGACTTAATCAAGTTAGCGATGATTCGAATGTCTCGAATAATAGAGGAAGAGCAGTTGCCCCTTACGATCGTTCTCCAGGTGCACGATGAGCTGCTTTTTGAATTACAAATGAATGGACTTGGAATGCTTGACGTCGAAGGGTTTAAGAGCATTATTTCGCGAGAAATGGAGGGGGTTCTCCCACTTGCTGTCCCTTTACTTGTTGGAGTGGCCTCAGGCAATAACTGGGAAGAGGCGCATGCGTAG